One window of the Candidatus Zixiibacteriota bacterium genome contains the following:
- a CDS encoding hypothetical protein (Evidence 5 : Unknown function): MKMSRKLLIWPSVILVIMIIFWGCKKRTFTVESTYAEEMQRFIVDSDDGRELYRQDIFSDRPFYAYYDSLHLYFYSIDSSHRRIRINIGSHVTDVYPYESIYNALGTVWDVYYGHLNRIDGADTVPAYILVDTLIRYAYFLKLYDDSYDYHGWRFWGFIGGKYNPVASQGGRVFGTAGNVSWPATPPGIPPVPGDSGGYYINDDFIPKFSLADSLTLLTNIPDIIFVEKGDSGVAPIKAATYSTRFRAGWRLPSQTTELYHLIFFDIPGRFKVDTLQDNSVESTLIKTYDYIIPFKADI, from the coding sequence ATGAAGATGAGTAGAAAATTGCTTATATGGCCGTCGGTAATTCTGGTTATTATGATCATATTCTGGGGTTGTAAAAAGAGGACATTTACCGTTGAGAGCACCTATGCGGAAGAAATGCAGCGATTCATTGTCGATTCCGACGATGGCCGCGAACTTTATCGACAAGATATATTTTCCGATCGACCCTTCTATGCTTATTATGATTCACTGCATTTGTATTTCTATTCCATTGATTCCTCTCACAGGCGTATAAGGATCAATATCGGCTCACACGTGACCGACGTTTATCCCTATGAATCCATTTATAATGCTTTAGGGACCGTTTGGGATGTCTATTATGGCCATTTGAATCGAATTGACGGGGCGGACACTGTTCCGGCCTATATATTAGTGGACACACTGATTCGATATGCTTATTTCTTGAAGTTGTATGATGATTCCTATGACTATCATGGCTGGCGTTTTTGGGGATTTATCGGCGGCAAATATAATCCGGTGGCCAGTCAGGGAGGAAGGGTTTTTGGAACGGCCGGTAATGTTTCCTGGCCGGCAACACCTCCGGGAATCCCGCCGGTTCCGGGTGATAGCGGAGGATACTATATCAATGATGACTTCATTCCCAAGTTTTCCCTGGCCGATTCGCTTACCCTTTTAACCAATATCCCGGATATCATATTTGTCGAGAAGGGTGACTCCGGGGTCGCACCGATCAAGGCCGCGACGTACAGTACTCGCTTTAGGGCCGGCTGGCGATTGCCCTCGCAAACGACCGAATTATATCACCTGATATTTTTTGATATTCCGGGTCGGTTCAAGGTCGATACCCTTCAGGATAACAGCGTGGAATCGACTCTTATTAAAACCTATGACTATATAATTCCCTTTAAGGCCGATATTTGA